From the genome of Armatimonadota bacterium, one region includes:
- a CDS encoding CoA-acylating methylmalonate-semialdehyde dehydrogenase produces the protein MRDVAVQEVLNYIGGRWGRAQEASTLDVYNPATGQVIGRVPLSGAAEVDRAVRAAAQAFPSWRRTPPGERVQYLFRLKRLLEENLEDLARTITLECGKTLEESRGELRRGIENVEVACGIPTLLQGSTSEDVARGIDEFMFRHPVGVVAAITPFNFPGMIPLWFLPYAIACGNTFILKPSEKVPLTAQKIAGLVEQTGLPAGVVNVVNGARETVDAILDHPLVRAVSFVGSTPVARYVYARAAASGKRAQCQGGAKNPVIVMPDADLEAVSRQVADSAFGCAGQRCLAASLVFPVGSAREPVRAALAQLAASRRVGSGFDPQVEMGPVIRAESKSRIEQLIAQGAAEGARVVVDGRGARVPGYEGGFFLRPTLLDAVPPDGVIARTEIFGPVLGLVPVRDIDEAIALINRHSYGNMACLFTRSGAAARRFRYEAQVGNVGINVGVAAPMAFYPFGGMKESFFGDLHGQGRDAVEFYTDKKVVVERWPEASS, from the coding sequence ATGCGCGACGTGGCGGTGCAGGAGGTCCTGAACTACATCGGGGGTCGGTGGGGCCGGGCGCAGGAGGCGTCCACCCTGGACGTCTACAACCCGGCCACCGGCCAGGTCATCGGCCGGGTGCCCCTCTCGGGCGCCGCGGAGGTGGACCGGGCGGTCCGGGCGGCGGCGCAGGCCTTCCCCTCCTGGCGGCGGACGCCCCCCGGAGAGCGGGTCCAGTACCTGTTCCGCCTCAAGCGGCTGCTGGAGGAGAACCTGGAAGACCTGGCCCGGACCATCACCCTGGAGTGCGGGAAGACCCTGGAGGAGTCGCGGGGCGAGCTGCGCCGCGGCATCGAGAACGTGGAGGTGGCCTGCGGCATCCCCACCCTCCTGCAGGGGTCCACCAGCGAGGACGTGGCCCGGGGCATCGATGAGTTCATGTTCCGCCACCCGGTGGGCGTGGTGGCGGCCATCACCCCGTTCAACTTCCCGGGGATGATTCCCCTGTGGTTTCTCCCCTACGCCATCGCCTGCGGCAACACGTTCATCCTCAAGCCCTCGGAGAAGGTTCCCCTCACCGCGCAGAAGATCGCCGGTCTGGTGGAGCAGACCGGTCTGCCGGCCGGCGTGGTGAACGTGGTGAACGGCGCCCGGGAGACGGTGGACGCCATTCTCGACCACCCCCTGGTCCGCGCCGTCAGCTTCGTGGGCTCCACCCCGGTGGCCCGCTACGTCTACGCCCGGGCCGCCGCCTCCGGCAAGCGGGCCCAGTGCCAGGGCGGGGCCAAGAACCCGGTGATCGTCATGCCCGACGCCGACCTGGAGGCGGTGAGCCGGCAGGTGGCCGACTCGGCCTTCGGCTGCGCCGGGCAGCGGTGCCTGGCCGCCTCGCTGGTCTTTCCCGTGGGTTCCGCCCGGGAGCCGGTGCGGGCGGCGCTGGCGCAGCTGGCGGCGTCGCGGAGGGTGGGCAGCGGATTCGACCCGCAGGTGGAGATGGGTCCGGTGATCCGCGCCGAGAGCAAGTCCCGCATCGAGCAGCTCATCGCCCAGGGGGCCGCCGAAGGGGCCCGGGTGGTGGTGGACGGGCGGGGGGCGCGGGTGCCGGGCTACGAGGGCGGGTTCTTCCTGCGGCCCACGCTCCTGGACGCGGTGCCCCCCGACGGCGTCATCGCCCGCACGGAGATCTTCGGCCCGGTCCTGGGCCTGGTCCCGGTGCGGGACATTGACGAGGCCATCGCCCTGATCAACCGTCACTCCTACGGCAACATGGCGTGCCTGTTCACCCGCAGCGGGGCGGCGGCGCGCCGCTTCCGCTACGAGGCGCAGGTGGGCAACGTCGGCATCAACGTGGGAGTCGCGGCCCCCATGGCCTTCTATCCCTTCGGGGGGATGAAGGAGAGTTTCTTCGGCGACCTGCACGGCCAGGGGCGGGACGCCGTGGAGTTCTACACCGACAAGAAGGTGGTGGTGGAGCGGTGGCCGGAGGCCTCCTCCTGA
- a CDS encoding ABC transporter substrate-binding protein, which produces MEESGESRWVRLPDGQWRRLTRREFLKLAGVGVAAASVGPFIFTSRSAAQQPTLRILQWRHFVPPYDEWFDRVFAPRWGEKNGVRVVVEHVGLAEIPAIAAGEAARVAGGADPGHDLIQHLTPPAGLERQVDTAAHQEVIEELKAKVGPYIPLAEKSTYNPVTRRYFGVSDNFVPDPVHYRADLWRQVAARLTGDQRVPLRGPVTWDDIRKAGRELKRLGHPVGLGLSQEIDTGMFLRALMYSWGTSEQDEGSNVVLDLPPYRQRTLDALRFVKALYEEAMFPAVFAWTAASNNEEFLAGRISVAMNAISITRTAQTLAAQAIQRGENPNQSAAVQFARNTWITERAPQGPAGARGLEHVMGVYTLWRDRPRPVREAARKFLIDLVLSYDPEVAAREGWAPGKFHASQAYDYPTFQNAISKEKRLAYLRDDPVSKAAGDRKDKLVTIETAYEWAHNVGWPGPSSAAIDEVFNTWIINTMFARVAQGLDTPEQALETAAAQIRRVFTKWREQGLVGGRR; this is translated from the coding sequence ATGGAGGAGAGCGGGGAGAGCCGGTGGGTGCGTCTGCCCGACGGTCAGTGGCGGCGCCTGACCCGGCGCGAGTTCCTCAAGCTGGCCGGGGTGGGGGTGGCCGCGGCCAGCGTGGGTCCGTTCATCTTCACGTCGCGGTCGGCAGCCCAGCAGCCGACCCTGAGGATTCTGCAGTGGCGCCACTTCGTGCCTCCCTACGACGAGTGGTTCGACAGGGTCTTCGCCCCCCGGTGGGGAGAGAAGAACGGGGTGCGGGTCGTGGTGGAGCACGTGGGCCTGGCCGAGATCCCCGCCATCGCCGCCGGCGAAGCCGCCCGGGTGGCCGGCGGCGCCGACCCCGGCCATGACCTCATCCAGCACCTGACCCCGCCGGCGGGCCTGGAGCGGCAGGTGGACACCGCCGCCCACCAGGAGGTCATCGAGGAGCTCAAGGCCAAGGTGGGCCCGTACATCCCCCTGGCCGAGAAGAGCACCTACAACCCCGTCACCCGGAGGTACTTCGGCGTCTCGGACAACTTCGTCCCCGACCCCGTCCACTACCGGGCCGACCTGTGGCGGCAGGTGGCGGCCCGGTTGACCGGCGACCAGCGGGTGCCGCTGCGGGGGCCGGTGACGTGGGACGATATCCGCAAGGCGGGGCGGGAACTGAAGCGCCTGGGCCACCCGGTGGGGCTGGGGCTGTCCCAGGAGATCGACACGGGCATGTTCCTGCGGGCCCTGATGTACTCGTGGGGGACCTCCGAACAGGACGAGGGCAGCAACGTGGTCCTGGACCTGCCGCCGTACCGTCAGCGCACCCTGGACGCCCTGCGGTTCGTCAAGGCCCTGTACGAGGAAGCCATGTTCCCCGCCGTGTTCGCGTGGACGGCGGCGTCCAACAACGAGGAGTTCCTGGCCGGGCGGATCTCGGTGGCGATGAACGCCATCTCCATCACCCGCACCGCCCAGACCCTGGCGGCCCAGGCCATCCAGAGGGGCGAAAACCCCAACCAGTCGGCGGCTGTGCAGTTCGCCCGCAACACCTGGATCACCGAGCGGGCTCCCCAGGGACCGGCGGGGGCCCGGGGACTGGAACACGTGATGGGCGTCTACACCCTGTGGCGGGATCGCCCGCGCCCGGTGCGGGAGGCGGCCAGGAAGTTCCTCATCGACCTGGTGCTCAGCTATGACCCGGAGGTGGCCGCCCGGGAGGGGTGGGCGCCCGGCAAGTTCCACGCCAGCCAGGCCTATGACTACCCCACCTTCCAGAATGCCATCTCCAAGGAAAAGCGCCTGGCCTACCTGCGCGACGACCCGGTGAGCAAGGCGGCCGGCGACCGCAAGGACAAGCTGGTGACCATCGAGACCGCCTACGAGTGGGCCCACAACGTCGGCTGGCCCGGGCCCAGCAGCGCGGCCATCGACGAGGTGTTCAACACCTGGATCATCAACACCATGTTCGCCCGGGTGGCCCAGGGGCTGGACACGCCCGAACAGGCCCTGGAGACGGCGGCGGCCCAGATCCGCCGGGTCTTCACCAAGTGGCGGGAGCAAGGCCTGGTGGGCGGGCGCCGATAG
- a CDS encoding carbohydrate ABC transporter permease, translating into MGRHAVRILGPAGRGGVLGVFTIFAAFPFAWMLITAFKRNSDLYTPAHNPFWFNEPPTLEHLQYVFTKTMYAHWIVNTAVVGVAVVAITLLLALPAGYSLSRFLGAWGGRLGMAIFLVYLVPPTLLFIPLARVVSELGLANTVWALIVVYPTITVPFATWLLMGFFKSIPRELEEQALVDGYGRLGAFLRVTLPLAVPGIITVVVFSFTLSAQEFVYALTFVTSTARKTVSVGVPADMVRGDIFDWGPLMASAFLASVPVAALYYVVLDKFVSGFTSAGALR; encoded by the coding sequence ATGGGGCGGCACGCGGTGCGGATCCTGGGGCCGGCCGGGCGGGGAGGCGTCCTGGGCGTGTTCACCATCTTCGCCGCCTTTCCGTTCGCGTGGATGCTGATCACCGCCTTCAAGCGCAACTCGGACCTCTACACCCCCGCCCACAACCCCTTCTGGTTCAACGAACCTCCCACCCTGGAGCACCTGCAGTACGTCTTCACCAAGACCATGTACGCCCACTGGATCGTCAACACCGCGGTGGTGGGGGTGGCGGTGGTGGCCATCACCCTCCTGCTGGCGCTGCCGGCCGGCTACAGCCTGTCGCGCTTTTTGGGGGCGTGGGGAGGGCGGCTGGGGATGGCCATCTTCCTCGTGTACCTGGTGCCGCCCACGCTGCTGTTCATCCCCCTGGCCCGGGTGGTCAGCGAGCTGGGCCTGGCCAACACCGTGTGGGCCCTCATCGTGGTCTACCCGACGATCACCGTGCCCTTTGCCACCTGGCTGCTGATGGGGTTCTTCAAGTCCATCCCCCGGGAGCTGGAAGAGCAGGCCCTGGTGGACGGCTACGGCCGGCTGGGGGCGTTTCTGAGGGTGACCCTGCCCCTGGCGGTGCCGGGGATCATCACGGTGGTGGTGTTCAGCTTCACCCTCTCGGCCCAGGAGTTCGTCTACGCCCTGACCTTCGTCACCAGCACCGCCCGCAAGACCGTCAGCGTGGGCGTGCCGGCGGACATGGTGCGGGGCGACATCTTCGACTGGGGGCCGCTGATGGCGTCGGCGTTCCTGGCCAGCGTCCCCGTGGCCGCCCTGTACTACGTGGTGCTGGACAAGTTCGTCTCCGGCTTTACCAGCGCCGGAGCACTCCGCTGA
- a CDS encoding sugar ABC transporter permease: MKSSLTVVRPVTDVLAQGRRWVSREQVLGPALVAPAFAYVALLVGFPFLFALYLSLTDATTGNPYGSFVGVKNFVEIVQDPTFRRALRNTFVFTLSSQAAVVVLAKVLAMTLQGVRRGRGILLFLLLLPWVAPVSLATIGWLWILHARFSVIDWVLWQVGLLPPNTNMFWLGRPDLAMLSVVIVHVWRMLPFATVVLLAGLASLPQDVMDQAIVDGAGFWRRLFSVQIPLMLPVISVAVLFGTVFTFTDMAVVYVLTRGGPFDTTQVLSSLAFFKGIVGGNLSVGAAISLFLFPVLFATVVLILQVARRAEVT, translated from the coding sequence GTGAAGTCCTCGCTAACCGTCGTACGCCCGGTCACCGACGTCCTGGCCCAGGGGAGGCGGTGGGTGAGCCGGGAGCAGGTGCTGGGGCCCGCGCTGGTGGCTCCGGCGTTTGCGTACGTGGCCCTGCTGGTGGGCTTTCCCTTCCTGTTTGCGCTGTACCTCAGCCTGACCGACGCCACCACCGGCAACCCCTACGGATCGTTCGTGGGGGTGAAGAACTTCGTCGAGATCGTCCAGGACCCCACCTTCCGCCGCGCCCTGCGCAACACCTTCGTGTTCACGCTGTCCTCCCAGGCGGCCGTGGTGGTCCTGGCCAAGGTCCTGGCCATGACCCTGCAGGGGGTCCGCCGGGGGCGGGGGATCCTGCTGTTCCTGCTCCTGCTGCCGTGGGTGGCGCCGGTCTCCCTGGCCACCATCGGGTGGCTGTGGATCCTGCACGCCCGGTTCAGCGTCATCGACTGGGTGCTGTGGCAGGTGGGCCTGCTGCCGCCCAACACCAACATGTTCTGGCTGGGCCGGCCCGACCTGGCCATGCTCTCGGTGGTCATCGTGCACGTGTGGCGGATGCTGCCCTTTGCCACGGTGGTCCTGCTGGCCGGGCTGGCCTCGCTGCCCCAGGACGTGATGGACCAGGCCATCGTGGACGGGGCGGGGTTCTGGCGGCGGCTGTTCTCGGTGCAGATTCCCCTGATGCTGCCGGTGATCAGCGTGGCGGTCCTGTTCGGGACGGTCTTCACCTTCACCGACATGGCGGTGGTCTACGTCCTGACCCGGGGCGGCCCCTTCGACACCACCCAGGTCCTGTCCAGCCTGGCGTTCTTCAAGGGCATCGTGGGCGGCAACCTGAGCGTGGGCGCGGCCATCTCCCTGTTCCTGTTCCCGGTCCTGTTCGCCACCGTGGTGCTGATCCTGCAGGTCGCCCGGAGGGCGGAGGTGACCTGA
- a CDS encoding methyltransferase domain-containing protein: MVVDERWYRRPRGAPLRLQAGGVVARPAGERVEVAVIREGPLGLWSLPKGTVEAGETLPEAAGREVSEETGLSGLVPAGLLDVRERLDVTRTWWNRTYYFLYVLRADTAAPAVQWVPLDDLPPMFWPDQRDLLISRRDEIVRRVRHLTSGGQLASVQFARQAPAYARSRSHRADADLDLLLEHLRPGPGDRVLDVATGTGFTAAALGHRAGRVVGVDLTPAMLAEARRLAVRADWVAGDAHLLPFADGSFTVVACRRAPHHFADLPRAVDEMLRVLTPGGRLGIADQVPPDDPAGECLMETLEVLRDPSHARALPARRWVALLEGRGVRLICVREVSRRLTLSRWLALAGADPVREAAVRDTLARAPRAARDQIGYRRWPQPSFLKRWVVVVGHKVVADD, encoded by the coding sequence ATGGTGGTCGACGAGCGCTGGTACCGCCGCCCGCGGGGCGCCCCGCTGCGCCTGCAGGCCGGAGGCGTGGTGGCCCGCCCCGCCGGAGAGCGTGTCGAGGTGGCGGTCATCCGCGAGGGCCCCCTGGGGCTGTGGTCGCTGCCCAAGGGTACGGTCGAGGCGGGGGAGACCCTCCCGGAAGCGGCGGGGAGGGAGGTGTCCGAGGAGACCGGTCTGAGCGGGCTCGTGCCGGCGGGGTTGCTGGACGTCCGGGAGCGGCTGGACGTCACGCGGACGTGGTGGAACCGCACCTATTACTTCCTGTATGTGCTCCGGGCGGACACCGCCGCCCCCGCCGTGCAGTGGGTGCCCCTGGACGACCTGCCCCCGATGTTCTGGCCGGACCAGCGGGATCTGTTGATCTCCCGCCGCGACGAGATCGTCCGCCGGGTCAGGCATCTCACATCCGGCGGGCAGCTGGCCAGCGTGCAGTTCGCCCGCCAGGCCCCGGCGTACGCCCGCAGCCGCAGCCACCGCGCCGACGCCGACCTGGACCTGCTGCTGGAGCACCTGCGGCCCGGCCCCGGGGACCGGGTGCTGGACGTGGCTACCGGCACCGGGTTCACCGCGGCGGCGCTGGGACATCGGGCGGGCCGGGTGGTCGGCGTGGACCTGACCCCCGCCATGCTGGCCGAAGCCCGGCGCCTGGCGGTGCGGGCGGACTGGGTCGCCGGCGACGCCCACCTCCTGCCATTTGCCGACGGGTCGTTCACGGTGGTGGCTTGCCGGCGCGCCCCACACCACTTCGCTGACCTGCCGCGCGCCGTGGATGAGATGCTCCGGGTCCTGACCCCGGGCGGTCGCCTGGGGATCGCCGACCAGGTGCCCCCCGACGACCCCGCCGGAGAGTGCCTGATGGAGACCCTCGAGGTCCTCCGGGATCCCAGCCACGCCCGTGCCCTGCCGGCCCGGCGGTGGGTGGCCCTGCTGGAAGGGCGGGGGGTGCGCCTGATCTGCGTGCGGGAGGTGTCCCGCCGGCTGACCCTGTCCCGGTGGCTGGCACTGGCCGGCGCGGACCCCGTGCGCGAGGCGGCCGTCAGGGACACCCTGGCCCGGGCCCCGCGGGCCGCCCGCGACCAGATCGGCTACCGCCGCTGGCCGCAGCCGTCGTTTCTCAAGCGCTGGGTCGTCGTGGTGGGCCACAAGGTCGTGGCCGACGACTAG
- a CDS encoding ornithine cyclodeaminase family protein → MPLFLRESDIARVLEMDRVIAAVEEAFVLLGQGRALNRPRRRVQNPDGSVLHVMSAALPPLGVMGLKAYTSAPSGTRFVGLLYSTDTGELLALMEATRLGQMRTGAASAVATRYMARPDAGSLGVIGTGWQARGQVIAISRVRPVALVKCYSRTAERREQFAAEMVEELGAEVVAVDSARDAVDGVDIIVTATTAREPVLLGEWLRPGVHVNAIGSNWAHKQELDVPAVSRCDRIAVDDLEQARQEAGDLIAAVSAGALEWDRVTELARIVAGREPGRASPDEVTLFESQGIALEDVAAMKVAYERALELGVGEVLSRPAAPAGDP, encoded by the coding sequence ATGCCCCTGTTCCTGCGGGAGAGCGACATCGCCCGGGTCCTGGAGATGGACCGGGTCATCGCGGCCGTGGAGGAGGCCTTCGTGCTCCTGGGCCAGGGGCGCGCCCTCAACCGTCCCCGCCGGCGGGTGCAGAATCCCGACGGCTCGGTCCTGCACGTGATGTCGGCGGCCCTGCCGCCCCTGGGCGTGATGGGGCTGAAGGCCTACACCAGCGCCCCTTCGGGCACGCGCTTCGTCGGACTGCTGTACAGCACCGACACCGGCGAGCTGCTGGCGCTGATGGAGGCCACCCGCCTGGGCCAGATGCGCACCGGGGCGGCCAGCGCCGTGGCCACCCGCTACATGGCCCGGCCCGACGCCGGCTCCCTGGGAGTGATCGGTACCGGGTGGCAGGCCCGCGGCCAGGTGATTGCCATCAGCCGGGTGCGGCCGGTGGCCCTGGTCAAGTGCTACAGCCGCACCGCCGAGCGCCGGGAGCAGTTTGCGGCGGAGATGGTGGAGGAGCTGGGGGCGGAAGTGGTGGCGGTCGACTCGGCCCGCGACGCGGTGGACGGCGTGGACATCATCGTGACCGCCACCACCGCCCGGGAGCCGGTGCTGCTGGGCGAGTGGCTGCGACCCGGCGTACACGTGAACGCCATCGGGTCGAACTGGGCGCACAAGCAGGAGCTGGACGTTCCGGCCGTGTCCCGCTGTGACCGCATCGCCGTCGACGACCTGGAGCAGGCCCGCCAGGAAGCCGGCGACCTGATCGCGGCCGTGTCGGCCGGAGCGCTGGAGTGGGACAGGGTGACCGAACTGGCGCGGATCGTGGCGGGGCGGGAACCCGGGCGCGCCTCGCCCGACGAGGTGACGCTGTTCGAATCCCAGGGCATTGCCCTGGAGGATGTGGCCGCCATGAAGGTGGCCTACGAACGGGCGCTGGAGCTGGGAGTGGGAGAGGTTCTCTCCCGCCCGGCCGCCCCCGCCGGCGATCCGTAA
- a CDS encoding leucyl aminopeptidase, which yields MVVPGAAESFPCDAVGVAVYAGQAALRGAAARVDAALGGALAAALAEEKFEATAAATLVLHTHGRIPARRIIAVGMGAPDAVTAETVRRASAAVVRRAAQAHAAHVALADDDILPADAVGQAQAEGALLGAYRFSRYRRDDGGRVDRLTLLTADTARRDSLQAGADRGRIFAEATLLARDLTNEPPNALPPPALADVAAQLAARAGLRCTILEPAQMQELGMNALLAVAAGSDHPARLIVLEYAPADARRTVALVGKGVCFDSGGLNLKHQDLEWMKADMAGGAAVIATLQALPALRPPVRVVGVVPAVENMPGGRAVKPGDIVRASNGTTIEITNTDAEGRLILADALAYAVRQQPDEIVDLATLTGSAMVALGYLAAAIMGNNQALVDRLLQAASRAGERLWQLPLYDEYLEDMRSPVADLRNSGSSRYGGAQKGAIFLREFVGGRPWAHLDIAPTAFLEKEEGTGPYLPKGATGYGVRTLLYFLNPPDLPNLPDPPHPL from the coding sequence GTGGTCGTCCCCGGCGCCGCCGAATCGTTTCCGTGCGACGCCGTGGGGGTGGCGGTGTACGCCGGCCAGGCAGCCCTGCGGGGCGCTGCGGCCCGGGTGGACGCCGCCCTCGGCGGCGCGCTGGCCGCCGCCCTGGCCGAGGAGAAGTTCGAGGCCACGGCGGCCGCCACCCTGGTCCTGCACACCCACGGACGGATCCCCGCCCGCCGGATCATCGCCGTGGGCATGGGAGCGCCCGACGCGGTCACCGCCGAGACCGTGCGGCGGGCGTCTGCGGCCGTCGTTCGCCGGGCGGCCCAGGCCCACGCGGCACACGTGGCCCTGGCCGATGACGACATCCTCCCCGCCGACGCGGTCGGTCAGGCCCAGGCGGAGGGAGCCCTGCTGGGTGCGTACAGGTTCTCCCGGTACCGCCGGGACGACGGCGGCCGGGTCGACCGCCTCACCCTGCTGACCGCCGACACCGCCCGCCGGGACTCCCTGCAGGCGGGCGCCGACCGCGGCCGGATCTTCGCCGAGGCCACCCTCCTGGCCCGGGACCTGACCAACGAACCTCCCAACGCGCTGCCCCCTCCGGCGCTGGCGGACGTGGCCGCGCAGCTGGCGGCGCGGGCCGGACTGCGGTGCACCATCCTGGAGCCCGCGCAGATGCAGGAGCTCGGCATGAACGCCCTGCTGGCCGTGGCGGCCGGCAGCGACCACCCGGCGCGCCTGATCGTCCTGGAGTACGCGCCCGCCGACGCCCGCCGCACCGTGGCGCTGGTGGGCAAGGGCGTGTGCTTCGACAGCGGGGGCCTCAACCTCAAGCACCAGGATCTGGAGTGGATGAAGGCGGACATGGCCGGCGGGGCGGCGGTGATCGCCACCCTGCAGGCGCTGCCGGCCCTGCGGCCTCCCGTCCGGGTGGTGGGGGTGGTGCCGGCCGTGGAGAACATGCCCGGCGGCCGCGCCGTCAAGCCGGGCGACATCGTGCGGGCCAGCAACGGCACCACCATCGAGATCACCAACACCGACGCCGAAGGCCGGCTCATCCTGGCCGACGCCCTCGCCTACGCCGTCCGACAGCAGCCCGACGAGATCGTCGACCTGGCGACCCTCACCGGCTCGGCCATGGTGGCGCTGGGCTACCTGGCGGCGGCGATCATGGGCAACAACCAGGCGTTGGTGGACCGCCTGCTCCAGGCGGCGTCCCGGGCCGGGGAGCGGCTGTGGCAGCTGCCGCTGTACGACGAGTACCTGGAGGACATGCGCAGCCCGGTGGCCGACCTGCGGAACTCCGGCTCGTCCCGCTACGGGGGAGCGCAGAAGGGGGCCATCTTCCTGCGCGAGTTCGTGGGCGGGCGGCCCTGGGCGCACCTGGACATCGCGCCCACCGCCTTCCTGGAGAAGGAGGAGGGGACGGGCCCCTACCTGCCCAAAGGCGCCACCGGGTACGGCGTCCGGACCCTTTTATACTTCCTCAATCCACCCGATCTTCCCAATCTACCCGATCCGCCCCATCCGCTGTAG
- a CDS encoding MBL fold metallo-hydrolase, translated as MRLTYYGHATFLLESDETSILIDPFNEQVGYPLPDVRPTAVTVSHEHFDHNHVRVAKGSPRIIRGLREEGRDWAQVAEQVGPVRISTVPCHHDTSGGSERGKNAIFIFEAEGLRVVHVGDLGHTLTPQQVSAVGRPDALMIPVGGYYTIGPKEADTVIAQLAPRVVIPMHYKTAANTDWPIGPLEDFLRGKTRVRQVGHSTILSREALPAEQEIWVMSP; from the coding sequence ATGAGGCTCACGTACTACGGGCACGCCACATTCCTGCTGGAGTCCGATGAGACGTCGATTCTCATCGACCCGTTCAACGAGCAGGTCGGCTACCCGCTCCCCGACGTGCGCCCCACGGCGGTCACGGTCTCCCACGAGCACTTCGACCACAACCACGTGCGGGTCGCCAAGGGCTCCCCCCGGATCATCCGGGGGCTGCGGGAGGAGGGCCGGGACTGGGCGCAGGTGGCCGAACAGGTGGGGCCGGTGCGCATCAGCACCGTTCCCTGCCATCACGACACCAGCGGCGGGTCCGAGCGGGGAAAGAACGCCATCTTCATCTTCGAGGCTGAGGGGCTGCGGGTGGTGCACGTGGGTGACCTGGGCCACACCCTCACCCCGCAGCAGGTCTCCGCCGTCGGGCGGCCCGATGCCCTGATGATTCCCGTGGGCGGATACTACACCATCGGACCGAAGGAAGCCGACACGGTGATCGCGCAGCTCGCCCCGCGGGTGGTGATCCCCATGCACTACAAGACGGCGGCCAACACAGACTGGCCCATCGGCCCCCTGGAGGACTTCCTGCGGGGCAAGACCCGGGTGCGGCAGGTGGGGCACTCCACCATCCTCAGCCGCGAGGCCCTGCCCGCCGAGCAGGAGATCTGGGTGATGTCGCCCTGA
- a CDS encoding TGS domain-containing protein has protein sequence MPANLTPEYLDAESRFRAAATPEEKLAALEQMLATIPKHKGTEKMQADIKRRIAKLRAQMQQRRASGRGRPFYHIEREGAGQVVLVGPPNAGKSSLLRALTNASPEVAPYPLTTRVPLPGMMPFENVQVQLVDLPAVSVEFDVGWLYGIIRTADAAALVVDLATDDVLTQIDQVRDLLARARIRLVREPRQPGEIRALAVANKLDAPGAASRLALVEEYLGGALPVIPVSAEQETGLEGLRQALFQLLGVIRVYSKPPGRKVDTSAPFILRRGATVLDAAEAIHKELAARLRYARLWGRTEFSGQMVGRHHVLEDGDIIELHW, from the coding sequence ATGCCTGCGAACCTCACCCCCGAATACCTCGATGCCGAGAGCCGCTTCCGGGCGGCCGCCACGCCCGAGGAGAAACTGGCGGCGCTGGAGCAGATGCTCGCCACCATCCCCAAGCACAAGGGCACCGAGAAGATGCAGGCCGATATCAAGCGGCGCATTGCCAAGCTGCGCGCCCAGATGCAGCAGCGCCGCGCGTCCGGCCGGGGCCGCCCCTTCTACCACATCGAGCGGGAGGGCGCCGGGCAGGTGGTGCTGGTGGGTCCGCCCAACGCCGGCAAGTCGTCCCTCCTGCGGGCGCTGACCAACGCGTCGCCGGAGGTGGCGCCCTATCCGCTCACCACCCGGGTCCCGCTGCCGGGAATGATGCCCTTCGAGAACGTGCAGGTGCAGCTGGTGGACCTCCCGGCGGTCAGCGTGGAGTTCGACGTGGGATGGCTGTACGGGATCATCCGCACCGCCGACGCCGCCGCCCTGGTGGTGGACCTGGCGACCGATGATGTGCTGACCCAGATCGACCAGGTGCGGGACCTGCTGGCCCGCGCGCGGATCCGGCTGGTCCGCGAACCCCGCCAGCCGGGCGAGATCCGCGCGCTGGCGGTGGCCAACAAGCTGGACGCCCCCGGCGCCGCCTCCCGCCTGGCCCTGGTGGAAGAGTACCTGGGCGGGGCGCTGCCGGTGATCCCGGTGTCGGCGGAGCAGGAGACGGGGTTGGAGGGGCTGCGCCAGGCCCTGTTCCAGCTGCTGGGCGTCATCCGGGTCTACAGCAAGCCGCCCGGGCGGAAGGTGGACACCAGCGCCCCGTTCATCCTGCGGCGGGGCGCGACGGTCCTGGACGCCGCCGAGGCGATCCACAAGGAGCTGGCCGCGCGCCTGCGGTATGCCCGGTTGTGGGGGCGCACCGAGTTCTCGGGACAGATGGTGGGACGCCACCACGTCCTGGAGGATGGCGACATCATCGAGCTGCACTGGTAG